The Aurantiacibacter arachoides genome window below encodes:
- a CDS encoding M23 family metallopeptidase, whose amino-acid sequence MRGEVVQPIPAPAPTAAVRGTPAGPATFLFDGQLTQGGWIRGTAPGGTVTARLGETPLELDAEGRFFAAFDRDAGPAAELVAVLADGRSIRSPVTVSPRQWNIEHVNVARAPGGMTDAFWRIREPELNAIEAARVAGSDTDGWTQDFAWPVTGRISGRFGSQRVYRGEPASYHSGLDIAPGAGVPFVAPADGVVTLAAHDEFSLEGHLVIIDHGAGLNSAFLHASQLFVNVGERVSKGDRIGLVGASGRATGPHLHWSLKWRDARLDPLLFVGAMP is encoded by the coding sequence GTGCGGGGCGAGGTCGTGCAACCGATCCCCGCGCCCGCGCCAACCGCTGCGGTTCGCGGCACGCCGGCCGGCCCCGCTACGTTCCTGTTCGACGGACAGCTGACGCAGGGCGGCTGGATCCGCGGCACCGCGCCCGGCGGCACCGTTACGGCACGGCTGGGGGAGACCCCGCTTGAACTCGATGCAGAGGGCAGGTTCTTCGCCGCCTTCGATCGGGACGCCGGGCCTGCGGCGGAACTGGTGGCCGTGCTGGCCGACGGGCGCAGCATCCGCAGCCCCGTCACCGTGTCGCCGCGCCAATGGAATATCGAGCACGTCAACGTCGCCCGCGCGCCCGGCGGCATGACCGACGCCTTCTGGCGCATCCGCGAGCCCGAACTCAACGCGATCGAGGCCGCGCGCGTCGCCGGCAGCGATACCGATGGCTGGACGCAGGATTTCGCCTGGCCAGTGACAGGGCGCATCTCGGGCCGCTTCGGCTCGCAGCGTGTATATCGCGGCGAACCGGCAAGCTATCATTCGGGCCTGGACATTGCGCCGGGCGCTGGCGTGCCCTTCGTCGCCCCGGCGGACGGGGTGGTGACGCTGGCCGCCCATGACGAATTCAGCCTGGAAGGCCACCTCGTCATCATCGACCACGGCGCGGGCCTCAACAGCGCGTTCCTGCACGCATCGCAGCTGTTCGTGAACGTGGGCGAGCGCGTTTCGAAGGGGGACCGCATCGGCCTCGTCGGGGCGAGCGGGCGGGCGACGGGCCCGCACCTGCACTGGAGCCTGAAGTGGCGCGACGCCCGGCTCGATCCGCTATTGTTCGTAGGGGCCATGCCCTAG
- a CDS encoding DUF2093 domain-containing protein, with protein sequence MLMNSSDTPATLVYGPNGFRVIRPGHFVACAVSGAPVPLEELRYWSVDLQEAYASAELATKRATDGL encoded by the coding sequence ATGCTGATGAACTCCTCCGACACCCCCGCCACGCTGGTCTACGGACCCAACGGCTTTCGCGTGATTCGCCCCGGCCACTTCGTTGCCTGCGCGGTCAGCGGCGCGCCCGTTCCGCTCGAAGAACTGCGCTACTGGAGCGTCGACCTGCAGGAAGCCTACGCCAGCGCCGAGCTGGCGACCAAGCGCGCGACAGACGGGCTGTGA
- the xseA gene encoding exodeoxyribonuclease VII large subunit, producing the protein MAGSYDNYGDDDDENGLVASARDGDNSVPLTITELSSALKRTVEDRFGFVRLRGEISGYKRAASGHVYMSLKDEGAVLDAVMWKGTAARLAFRPEDGIEVIATGKITTYPGRSKYQIVVERMEIAGEGALLALLEKNRQRFEAEGLFANRRALHFAPRVIGVVTSPTGAVIRDILHRLEDRFPTHVLVWPVIVQGQGAAEQVAAAVRGFARLPAGMARPDLLIVARGGGSIEDLWAFNEEAVVRAVAASPIPVISAVGHETDTTLCDFAADMRAPTPTAAAELAVPVRRELANTLDDLALRKRKCVMRPVDLGRERLASRGDRLPSAEQLLQPRAQRLDELGERLRRGLVDRAALGRERLADLRLSPAILRARIDRAADRLTAASPRPAAMRMRLERLGERLAAARLGPALVERRVLRAGERLAAARLSTALVTRPLAEKASRLAALERLRLQLDPKAPLKRGYALVCAPGHPVVTTRVLARQQPILTLEFADGTMQVAPGDAPPPAPPPAAPPAAPKPARKSVQATPSEVQPKLL; encoded by the coding sequence ATGGCAGGCTCCTACGACAATTACGGCGACGACGACGACGAGAATGGCCTCGTAGCGAGTGCACGCGACGGGGACAATTCCGTGCCCCTGACCATCACCGAATTGTCGAGCGCCCTGAAACGCACGGTAGAGGACCGGTTCGGCTTCGTGCGCCTGCGCGGAGAGATCTCGGGCTACAAGCGGGCCGCGTCGGGCCACGTCTACATGAGCCTGAAGGACGAAGGCGCCGTGCTCGACGCGGTGATGTGGAAAGGCACGGCGGCGCGCCTGGCGTTTCGACCCGAGGACGGGATCGAGGTGATCGCGACGGGCAAGATCACCACCTATCCGGGGCGCAGCAAGTACCAGATCGTGGTGGAGCGGATGGAAATCGCGGGCGAGGGCGCTCTGCTCGCCTTGCTGGAGAAGAACCGCCAGCGGTTCGAGGCCGAGGGTCTGTTCGCCAACCGGCGCGCACTCCACTTCGCGCCGCGCGTCATCGGCGTGGTGACGTCGCCCACCGGCGCGGTAATCCGCGACATTTTGCACCGGTTGGAAGATCGCTTTCCCACGCACGTGCTGGTCTGGCCGGTGATCGTGCAAGGCCAGGGCGCGGCCGAACAGGTCGCCGCCGCGGTGCGCGGGTTCGCCCGGCTTCCCGCCGGCATGGCACGGCCCGACCTGCTGATCGTGGCCCGCGGGGGCGGCTCCATCGAGGACCTGTGGGCCTTTAACGAGGAAGCCGTCGTGCGCGCCGTCGCCGCCTCCCCCATTCCCGTCATCAGCGCCGTGGGGCACGAGACGGACACCACGCTATGCGATTTTGCCGCCGACATGCGCGCACCTACCCCCACCGCCGCTGCCGAGCTGGCGGTGCCGGTGCGGCGGGAATTGGCGAACACGCTGGACGACCTGGCGCTGCGCAAGCGAAAGTGCGTGATGCGTCCGGTGGACCTGGGGCGGGAGCGACTGGCTTCGCGCGGCGACCGTCTCCCTTCTGCCGAGCAGCTGCTGCAACCACGCGCACAGCGGCTGGACGAACTGGGCGAACGGCTGCGGCGCGGCCTGGTTGACCGGGCGGCGCTGGGGCGCGAGCGGCTGGCCGACCTGCGCCTCTCACCGGCGATCCTGCGCGCCCGGATCGACCGCGCGGCGGACCGGCTGACGGCGGCGAGCCCGCGCCCGGCGGCGATGCGGATGCGGCTGGAGCGGCTGGGCGAACGGCTCGCCGCGGCGCGCCTCGGCCCGGCACTGGTGGAACGGCGCGTGCTGCGTGCTGGCGAGCGTCTCGCCGCTGCCCGCCTGTCAACCGCGCTCGTCACCCGCCCGCTGGCCGAAAAGGCATCGCGGCTGGCGGCGCTCGAGCGGTTGCGCTTGCAGCTTGATCCCAAGGCTCCGCTAAAACGCGGCTACGCGCTCGTCTGCGCGCCCGGCCACCCGGTGGTCACCACCCGTGTGCTGGCCCGGCAGCAGCCGATCCTCACGCTCGAATTCGCGGATGGCACGATGCAGGTCGCGCCCGGGGATGCCCCGCCGCCTGCCCCGCCGCCCGCCGCGCCGCCCGCCGCGCCGAAACCTGCCCGCAAATCGGTTCAGGCGACGCCATCGGAAGTGCAGCCGAAATTGCTTTAG